A section of the Bradyrhizobium oligotrophicum S58 genome encodes:
- a CDS encoding efflux transporter outer membrane subunit has product MFLSSRGRVLQRRAAAAPLGLIGGSMLLASCAMGPDFMSPDAPAVTGYVTGNRLGPTADASTPGGAVQSFASGHDLPGTWWALFHSRQINAFVEEAIRNHPDIEAAQFALRAARENALSQQGSLFPQVSANGSAERTQASTTQNGQWPGQTSLYTLYGSSVSVSYALDLWGGTRRQVEALQAQADYQAFKMEATYLALTANVVTAAITDASLRDQIAATEEIIKAETDQLGRIQRQFDVGAISKSDVLSQEATLAQAKATLAPLQKQLAQQRNQLMAYLGRLPSQDRGEHVTLAELKLPRKLPVSLPSSLVRQRPDIRQAEATLHQATATVGVGIANLLPQVTLSGSYGASGPERLFSPTTLVWDAASSVSQKLIDGGALYHTKEANVASFEQDLSLYKSAVITAFQNVSDSLRAIQYDAEALKAQAAAEKATADSLTMAIEQFKSGAVPYANVITAQQSYLNARVSRIKSQATRFTDTAALFQALGGGWWNRQDETPAALPRANPGYFAGPNHTIQEAM; this is encoded by the coding sequence ATGTTTCTGTCCTCACGGGGGCGGGTCCTGCAACGCCGCGCGGCGGCTGCACCGCTCGGCCTCATCGGGGGCAGCATGCTGCTCGCATCCTGCGCCATGGGACCGGACTTCATGTCACCCGATGCGCCGGCCGTGACCGGCTATGTGACCGGAAATCGGCTCGGCCCGACTGCCGACGCATCGACGCCAGGCGGCGCGGTCCAGAGCTTCGCATCAGGACACGACCTGCCGGGCACCTGGTGGGCACTGTTTCATTCGCGGCAGATCAACGCCTTCGTCGAAGAGGCGATTCGCAACCATCCCGACATCGAGGCCGCGCAATTTGCGCTGCGCGCCGCGCGCGAGAATGCACTGTCGCAACAGGGTTCGCTGTTTCCGCAGGTGAGCGCCAACGGATCGGCCGAGCGCACGCAGGCCTCGACCACCCAGAACGGGCAATGGCCCGGCCAGACCTCGCTCTACACGCTCTACGGCAGCTCGGTCAGCGTCAGCTATGCGCTCGATTTGTGGGGCGGCACGCGGCGCCAGGTCGAGGCGCTGCAGGCGCAGGCCGACTACCAGGCGTTCAAGATGGAAGCGACCTATCTGGCGCTGACCGCCAATGTGGTGACCGCTGCGATCACCGACGCCTCGCTGCGCGACCAGATCGCGGCGACCGAAGAGATCATCAAGGCCGAAACCGATCAGCTCGGCCGCATCCAGCGCCAGTTCGACGTCGGCGCCATCTCCAAATCCGACGTGCTGTCCCAGGAGGCGACGCTGGCGCAGGCCAAGGCGACCTTGGCCCCGCTGCAGAAGCAACTGGCGCAGCAGCGCAATCAGCTGATGGCCTATCTCGGCCGGCTGCCGAGCCAGGATCGCGGCGAGCACGTGACGCTCGCGGAGCTGAAGCTGCCGCGCAAGCTGCCGGTGTCGCTGCCCTCCTCGCTCGTGCGTCAGCGTCCCGACATCCGCCAGGCCGAGGCGACCTTGCATCAGGCCACCGCGACGGTCGGCGTCGGCATCGCCAACCTGCTGCCGCAGGTGACCTTGTCCGGCAGCTACGGCGCGAGCGGACCGGAACGATTGTTCTCGCCGACGACGCTGGTGTGGGATGCGGCCTCGAGCGTCAGCCAGAAGCTGATCGACGGCGGCGCGCTCTATCACACCAAGGAGGCCAATGTCGCGAGCTTCGAGCAGGACCTGTCGCTCTACAAGAGCGCGGTCATCACCGCGTTCCAGAACGTCTCCGACTCGCTGCGCGCCATCCAGTATGACGCCGAGGCGTTGAAAGCCCAGGCTGCCGCCGAGAAGGCCACCGCCGACAGCCTGACCATGGCGATCGAGCAGTTCAAGAGCGGCGCCGTGCCCTACGCCAACGTCATCACCGCGCAGCAATCCTACCTCAACGCGCGCGTCTCGCGCATCAAGTCGCAGGCCACGCGCTTCACCGACACCGCGGCGCTGTTCCAGGCGCTCGGCGGCGGCTGGTGGAATCGCCAGGATGAGACCCCGGCGGCGCTGCCCCGCGCCAATCCCGGCTATTTCGCCGGCCCCAATCATACGATCCAGGAAGCAATGTAA
- a CDS encoding efflux RND transporter periplasmic adaptor subunit, with translation MTKRMTIMLAVMAVLFGGLYGFQTFKGIMIAKAIGAMANPPQTVSTVVAETAPWRSNLTAVGSLRAVNGADLALQAAGIVQSIQFNSGDSVESGQQLLQLVATDDVAKLQSLQATAENAAIVVKRDEEQIKFNAVSQATLDSDRANLKNAQALVAQQKAIVEQKTLKAPFAGRLGIRAVDLGQFLSAGTTIVTLQSLDPIFVDFYLPQQSLADIRIGQDVGVSVDSFPGERFKGEISAINAKVDSTSRNVQVRATLHNNAARLLPGMFAKVEIATGKPEQLVNVPLTAMVSNPYGDLVYIVDDLKDGLGKARQMFVKSKPAKGDRVAITDGVKPGETVVIAGQLKLRNGSPLKIDNSHVPVAEAAPDVVDQ, from the coding sequence ATGACCAAGCGCATGACGATCATGCTGGCCGTCATGGCCGTTCTGTTCGGCGGCCTCTACGGCTTCCAGACCTTCAAGGGCATCATGATTGCCAAGGCGATCGGCGCCATGGCCAATCCGCCGCAGACGGTTTCGACCGTGGTTGCGGAGACGGCGCCGTGGCGCTCCAACCTCACGGCGGTCGGCTCACTGCGCGCCGTCAATGGCGCCGACCTGGCGCTGCAGGCCGCAGGCATCGTGCAGAGCATCCAGTTCAATTCGGGCGACAGCGTCGAATCCGGCCAGCAATTGCTGCAACTGGTTGCCACCGACGACGTCGCCAAGCTGCAATCGCTGCAGGCCACCGCAGAGAACGCCGCCATCGTCGTCAAGCGCGACGAGGAACAGATCAAGTTCAACGCCGTGAGCCAGGCCACGCTGGACAGCGACCGCGCCAACCTCAAGAACGCGCAGGCGCTGGTGGCGCAGCAGAAGGCGATCGTCGAGCAGAAGACCTTGAAGGCGCCGTTCGCCGGCCGGCTCGGCATCCGCGCCGTCGATCTCGGGCAGTTCCTCAGCGCCGGCACGACCATCGTGACACTGCAGAGTCTCGACCCGATCTTCGTCGACTTCTATCTGCCACAGCAATCGCTCGCCGACATCCGCATCGGCCAGGACGTCGGCGTTTCAGTCGATTCATTTCCCGGAGAGCGCTTCAAAGGCGAGATCTCGGCGATCAACGCCAAGGTCGATTCCACCAGCCGCAACGTCCAGGTCCGCGCCACCCTGCACAACAACGCCGCCCGGCTGCTGCCGGGCATGTTCGCCAAGGTCGAGATCGCGACCGGCAAGCCTGAGCAATTGGTCAACGTGCCGCTGACGGCCATGGTCAGCAATCCCTATGGCGACCTCGTCTACATCGTCGATGATCTCAAGGACGGACTTGGCAAGGCGAGGCAGATGTTCGTGAAGAGCAAGCCGGCCAAGGGCGACCGTGTCGCGATCACCGACGGCGTCAAGCCGGGCGAGACGGTCGTGATCGCAGGCCAGCTGAAGCTGCGCAATGGCAGCCCGCTCAAGATCGACAATTCGCACGTCCCGGTCGCCGAAGCCGCACCCGACGTCGTCGACCAGTAA
- a CDS encoding efflux RND transporter permease subunit — MRFTDIFIRRPVLALVVSALILVLGLRSMTTLAILQYPRTQNAIVTVSTAYAGADSDIIAGFITTPLENAIAQANGIDYMTSSSVTGSSTITVNLRLNYDSGKAMTEINAKVNSVLNQLPTGTQQPTLTLKVGQTIDAMYIGYASDVLAPNQITDYLTRVVQPKLQAVSGVQTAELLGAKKFALRAWLDPDKLAAYGLTATDVSTALSGNDYISGLGTTKGRLVQVDLAAATNLHSLEQYRNLVVKQVNGAIIRLRDVASVTLGNDDYDSATRFNGRTAVYIGIQVAPTANLLDVINGVKAILPELQRQLPNGISSEILYDSTDFVNSSIDEVIHTLVEAIGIVIVVVFMFLGSWRSVLIPVIAIPLSLIGTFGLMLLMGFSINLLTLLALVLAIGLVVDDAIIVVESVHRLIDEGVAPVEAAIQSARALASPIIAMTVVLIAVYVPVGFQGGLTGALFTEFAFTLAGAVTVSAVIALTLSPMNCAWLLRRTERDATTLEARLVRTIDHVLERLAHGYRRALESVFTTKPVVVVFALLLLAMIPWLYVSSTSELAPDEDQGIVLSLTNSAPSATLDQRQFYGQQLFGLIAQRPETRTVFQIDTPTQAIGGWVLKPWDERKATTKTLQPEFQQLLNGIAGARSVAFQPSPLPGSNGLPIQFVIGTTGAFSELNDVSRDFMTKALASGQFIFLDSDLKIDKPQTTVVFDRDKAADLGLKMSDLGGALATMLGGNYLDYFSLEGRSYKVIPQVRQNDRLTDGQLLDYSIRTGGNAMVPLSTVARLEHKTIPEQLNHFQQINAATISGVAMPGVAMGDALAKLKEIATSLPSGYSIDYGGASRQLEKESGGFVTTFVFALIIIFLALAALFNSFLDPIIILVSVPMSLAGALIFISLGIGGASINIYTQVGLVTLMGLVSKHGILMVEVANELREHGKDRTEAIIEAATVRLRPILMTTAAMVLGVIPLITASGAGAVSRFNMGLVIATGLSIGTLFTLFVVPVAYALIAHRGTAHQAAAGHAVAATP; from the coding sequence ATGCGTTTCACAGACATCTTCATCCGCCGGCCGGTGCTGGCGCTGGTCGTCAGCGCGCTGATCCTCGTGCTCGGCCTGCGCTCGATGACGACGCTGGCGATCCTGCAATATCCGCGCACGCAGAACGCCATCGTCACGGTGAGCACCGCCTATGCCGGTGCCGATAGCGACATCATCGCCGGCTTCATCACGACGCCGCTCGAGAATGCGATCGCCCAGGCCAACGGCATCGACTACATGACCTCGAGCAGCGTCACCGGCAGCAGCACCATCACGGTCAACCTGCGGCTCAACTATGATTCCGGCAAGGCGATGACCGAGATCAACGCCAAGGTGAACTCGGTCCTGAACCAGCTGCCGACCGGTACGCAACAGCCGACCCTGACCTTGAAGGTCGGCCAGACCATCGACGCGATGTATATCGGCTACGCCAGCGACGTGCTGGCGCCGAACCAGATCACCGACTATCTGACGCGCGTGGTGCAGCCGAAGCTGCAGGCCGTCTCGGGGGTGCAGACGGCCGAACTGCTCGGCGCCAAGAAATTCGCGCTGCGCGCCTGGCTCGATCCCGACAAGCTCGCCGCCTACGGCCTGACCGCGACCGACGTGTCGACGGCGCTGTCGGGCAACGACTACATCTCCGGGCTCGGCACCACCAAGGGCCGCCTGGTGCAGGTCGATCTCGCCGCGGCAACGAATCTTCATTCTTTGGAGCAGTATCGCAACCTGGTCGTGAAGCAGGTCAACGGCGCCATCATCCGCCTGCGCGATGTCGCGAGCGTCACGCTCGGCAATGACGACTACGATTCGGCGACCCGCTTCAACGGCAGGACCGCGGTCTATATCGGCATCCAGGTGGCGCCGACCGCCAACCTGCTCGACGTGATCAACGGCGTGAAGGCGATCCTTCCCGAGCTGCAGCGGCAGCTGCCGAACGGCATCAGCAGCGAGATCCTCTACGACTCCACCGATTTCGTGAACTCGTCGATCGACGAGGTGATCCATACCCTGGTGGAAGCGATCGGAATCGTGATCGTCGTCGTGTTCATGTTCTTAGGATCGTGGCGCTCGGTGCTGATCCCGGTGATCGCGATTCCGCTGTCGCTGATCGGCACCTTCGGCCTGATGCTGCTGATGGGCTTCTCCATCAACCTGCTGACCTTGCTCGCCCTGGTGCTCGCGATCGGCCTCGTCGTCGATGACGCCATCATCGTGGTGGAAAGCGTTCACCGCCTGATCGACGAGGGCGTGGCGCCGGTCGAGGCTGCGATCCAGTCGGCGCGCGCGCTGGCGAGCCCGATCATCGCCATGACGGTCGTGCTGATCGCGGTCTATGTGCCCGTCGGCTTCCAGGGCGGCCTCACCGGCGCGCTGTTCACCGAGTTCGCCTTCACGCTCGCCGGCGCCGTCACGGTCTCGGCGGTGATCGCGCTGACGCTGTCGCCGATGAACTGCGCCTGGCTGTTGCGCCGGACCGAGCGCGATGCGACCACGCTCGAGGCGCGGCTCGTGAGGACGATCGACCACGTGCTCGAACGGCTCGCGCACGGCTATCGCCGCGCGCTCGAAAGCGTGTTCACCACCAAGCCGGTGGTCGTGGTGTTCGCGCTGCTGCTGCTGGCGATGATCCCATGGCTCTATGTCAGCTCGACCAGCGAGCTCGCGCCCGACGAGGACCAGGGCATCGTGCTGTCGCTGACCAACTCGGCGCCGTCGGCCACGCTCGATCAGCGCCAGTTCTACGGCCAGCAGCTGTTTGGCCTGATCGCGCAGCGGCCGGAGACGCGCACCGTGTTCCAGATCGACACCCCGACGCAGGCCATCGGCGGCTGGGTCCTGAAGCCGTGGGATGAGCGCAAGGCGACGACCAAGACCCTGCAGCCGGAGTTCCAGCAACTGCTGAACGGAATCGCCGGCGCGCGCTCGGTCGCGTTCCAGCCCTCGCCGCTGCCGGGCAGCAACGGCCTGCCGATCCAGTTCGTCATCGGCACCACCGGCGCGTTCTCGGAGCTCAACGACGTGTCGCGCGATTTCATGACCAAGGCGCTGGCGAGCGGTCAGTTCATCTTTCTCGACAGCGATTTGAAGATCGACAAGCCGCAGACCACGGTGGTGTTCGACCGCGACAAGGCCGCCGACCTCGGCCTCAAGATGAGCGATCTCGGCGGCGCGCTCGCGACCATGCTGGGCGGCAACTATCTCGACTATTTCAGCCTGGAGGGCCGCTCCTACAAGGTGATCCCCCAGGTCCGGCAGAACGACCGGCTGACGGATGGACAGCTGCTGGACTATTCGATCCGCACCGGCGGCAATGCCATGGTGCCGCTGTCGACCGTCGCCCGACTTGAGCACAAGACGATCCCGGAACAGCTCAATCACTTCCAGCAGATCAACGCCGCGACGATTTCCGGCGTGGCAATGCCGGGCGTGGCGATGGGCGACGCCCTCGCCAAGCTGAAGGAGATCGCGACGTCGCTGCCATCGGGCTATTCGATCGATTACGGCGGCGCGTCGCGGCAGCTGGAGAAGGAATCCGGCGGCTTCGTCACCACCTTCGTGTTCGCGCTGATCATCATCTTCCTGGCGCTGGCTGCCTTGTTCAACAGCTTCCTCGATCCGATCATCATCCTGGTGTCGGTGCCGATGTCGCTGGCCGGCGCGCTGATCTTCATCAGCCTTGGCATCGGGGGCGCCAGCATCAACATCTACACTCAGGTCGGCCTGGTCACCCTGATGGGCCTCGTCAGCAAGCACGGCATCCTGATGGTGGAGGTTGCCAACGAGCTGCGCGAGCACGGCAAGGACCGCACCGAGGCCATCATCGAGGCGGCGACCGTGCGGCTGCGGCCGATCCTGATGACGACGGCCGCCATGGTGCTCGGCGTGATCCCGTTGATCACCGCGAGCGGCGCCGGCGCCGTGTCGCGCTTCAACATGGGCCTCGTGATCGCCACCGGCCTCAGCATCGGCACCCTGTTCACGCTGTTCGTGGTCCCCGTCGCCTACGCGCTGATCGCCCATCGCGGCACGGCGCACCAGGCAGCGGCCGGACATGCGGTGGCGGCCACGCCATAA
- a CDS encoding PadR family transcriptional regulator, whose protein sequence is MRHHHHWTFGRPGWDDDREHRGWRHRRHPESRHGFDEAGEDVRLAGRGPGFGRHRGPGLFEGDGRRGGREEFGRGGGGRFFGPGDLRSLLLWLIGEKPRHGYELIKAVEQLVGGAYSPSPGSVYPILSLLEDMGQIEAASAEGGKKLFAITDAGRAALKDDAAAIEGLLSRMRIMARTMGGMRPPEQVLQTVQTLKMALKMHRPGWSEAEAKRVSDILTRAIAEIQGDDDGAAT, encoded by the coding sequence ATGAGACATCATCATCATTGGACATTCGGCCGCCCGGGTTGGGACGACGATCGCGAGCATCGTGGCTGGCGTCATCGCCGCCACCCTGAGAGCCGACACGGCTTCGACGAGGCCGGCGAGGACGTTCGTCTTGCCGGCCGCGGCCCCGGCTTCGGCCGCCACCGCGGACCCGGCCTGTTCGAAGGCGACGGCCGCCGCGGTGGTCGTGAGGAGTTCGGGCGCGGCGGCGGCGGACGGTTCTTCGGCCCCGGCGACCTGCGCAGCCTGCTGCTGTGGCTGATCGGCGAGAAGCCGCGCCATGGCTATGAGCTGATCAAGGCGGTCGAGCAGCTGGTCGGCGGCGCCTACTCGCCGAGCCCCGGCTCGGTCTATCCGATCCTCAGCCTGCTCGAGGACATGGGCCAGATCGAAGCGGCGTCGGCCGAGGGCGGCAAGAAGCTGTTCGCCATCACCGACGCCGGACGCGCGGCGCTGAAGGACGACGCGGCGGCGATCGAGGGCCTGCTCAGCCGGATGCGCATCATGGCGCGCACCATGGGCGGCATGCGCCCGCCCGAGCAGGTGCTGCAGACCGTGCAGACGCTGAAGATGGCGCTCAAGATGCACCGCCCCGGCTGGAGCGAGGCAGAAGCGAAGCGCGTCAGCGACATCCTCACCCGCGCCATCGCCGAGATCCAGGGCGACGACGACGGCGCCGCGACCTGA
- a CDS encoding DUF3861 domain-containing protein: MPHAYAIEVTDISPRTDDRVGPSYDFTFTNHDDLNEIVARFQRRDLFDHNESKAFVTGLKLLGGVMLNHRAEPLFAEFAPAFKQFMKTLKSGAKPQEAQA, from the coding sequence ATGCCCCACGCCTACGCCATCGAAGTGACCGACATCAGCCCACGCACCGACGACCGCGTGGGACCGAGCTACGACTTCACCTTCACCAACCATGACGATCTCAACGAGATCGTCGCCCGCTTCCAGCGCCGCGACCTGTTCGACCACAATGAGAGCAAGGCCTTCGTCACCGGGCTCAAGCTGCTCGGCGGCGTGATGCTGAACCATCGCGCCGAGCCGCTGTTCGCCGAGTTCGCACCGGCGTTCAAGCAGTTCATGAAGACGCTGAAATCGGGCGCGAAGCCGCAGGAGGCGCAGGCGTAA
- a CDS encoding class III extradiol dioxygenase family protein → MAKIVGCITTSHVPAIGGAIAKGLQQDPYWKPFFDGFPHVREWLAKVKPDVVVLVYNDHGLNFFLDKMPTFAIGAADSYSNADEGWGIPQTAPFQGDSELSWHLIEHLVKEDFDLTTCQEMAVDHAFTLPMALCWPDQKWPVRVVPVVVNTVQAPLPSAARCYKLGQALARAIESWPGDQRVVVMGTGGLSHQLDGERAGFINKDFDEKFMASMVDDPAWATKYSTAELVELSGTQGVELLNWMVARGTLPEKVRKEHANYHIPISNTATGLMVLEPAG, encoded by the coding sequence ATGGCAAAGATCGTCGGTTGCATCACCACCTCCCACGTTCCGGCCATTGGCGGCGCGATCGCCAAGGGGCTGCAGCAGGATCCGTATTGGAAGCCGTTCTTCGACGGTTTCCCGCATGTGCGCGAATGGCTCGCCAAGGTGAAGCCGGATGTCGTCGTGCTCGTCTACAACGACCACGGCCTGAACTTCTTCCTCGACAAGATGCCGACCTTCGCGATCGGCGCGGCCGACAGCTACAGCAATGCCGACGAAGGCTGGGGCATTCCCCAGACCGCGCCGTTCCAGGGCGACAGCGAATTGTCGTGGCACCTGATCGAGCATCTGGTGAAGGAAGATTTCGATCTCACGACCTGCCAGGAGATGGCGGTCGATCACGCCTTCACGCTGCCGATGGCGCTGTGCTGGCCCGACCAGAAATGGCCGGTGCGGGTGGTGCCCGTCGTCGTCAACACCGTGCAGGCGCCGCTGCCCTCGGCCGCGCGCTGCTACAAGCTCGGCCAGGCGCTGGCGCGGGCGATCGAGTCCTGGCCTGGGGATCAGCGCGTTGTCGTCATGGGCACCGGCGGGCTGTCGCACCAGCTCGACGGCGAGCGCGCCGGCTTCATCAACAAGGATTTCGACGAGAAGTTCATGGCCAGCATGGTCGACGACCCGGCCTGGGCGACGAAATACTCGACGGCCGAGCTGGTCGAACTGTCGGGCACCCAGGGCGTCGAGCTCCTGAACTGGATGGTCGCGCGCGGCACCTTGCCGGAGAAGGTGCGCAAGGAGCACGCCAACTATCACATCCCGATCTCAAACACCGCGACGGGGCTGATGGTGCTGGAGCCGGCGGGCTAG
- a CDS encoding protocatechuate 4,5-dioxygenase subunit alpha: MSTTSARQPVPGTTIFDGEQARKGYALNKMCYSFNDAANRKAFVADEDGYCAKFGLNAQQRDAIRHRNVLELIEAGGNAYYLAKFAGIFGLDMQDIGAQQTGLTKEQFKAKLLAARG, encoded by the coding sequence CCCGGCAGCCCGTGCCCGGCACCACCATTTTCGACGGCGAGCAGGCCCGCAAGGGCTATGCGCTCAACAAGATGTGCTACTCGTTCAACGATGCCGCCAACCGCAAGGCGTTCGTCGCCGACGAGGACGGCTATTGTGCGAAGTTTGGCCTCAACGCCCAGCAACGCGACGCGATCCGACATCGCAACGTGCTCGAGCTGATCGAGGCCGGCGGCAACGCCTATTACCTCGCCAAATTCGCCGGCATTTTCGGGCTCGACATGCAGGATATCGGCGCGCAGCAGACCGGGCTGACGAAAGAGCAGTTCAAGGCCAAGCTGCTGGCGGCCAGGGGGTAA